One Candidatus Nanosynbacter featherlites genomic region harbors:
- the greA gene encoding transcription elongation factor GreA, producing the protein MNKKYQITDSGRKELEKELAELKSRRGEIAEKIAEARSFGDLSENAEYDAAREEQGLLETRVIEIEDILQHASIIKSADATVVGLGSAVELKNSDRTVTYTVVGPVEADPMEGKISDESPIGQALMGKKVGDEVTISTPKGEIVYTISSLL; encoded by the coding sequence ATGAATAAGAAATATCAGATCACTGATTCAGGTCGGAAAGAACTGGAAAAAGAGTTGGCAGAGCTTAAGAGCCGCCGAGGAGAGATTGCGGAAAAAATTGCAGAAGCACGAAGCTTTGGTGACCTGAGCGAAAATGCTGAATATGATGCCGCTCGTGAAGAACAGGGGCTACTAGAAACGCGTGTTATTGAGATTGAAGATATCTTGCAACATGCCTCAATCATTAAGAGCGCTGACGCAACCGTTGTTGGTCTGGGCAGCGCGGTTGAGCTGAAAAATAGCGACAGAACGGTTACCTACACCGTAGTCGGTCCTGTTGAAGCAGACCCAATGGAGGGCAAGATATCTGACGAGTCGCCAATTGGTCAGGCGCTGATGGGCAAGAAAGTTGGTGATGAAGTGACGATTTCTACGCCTAAAGGTGAGATTGTCTATACGATATCCTCTCTGTTATAA
- a CDS encoding lysine--tRNA ligase, which translates to MATLQDYRNERLRKLETLRELGVDPYPAKSERTHMCAEVLARYDELVGQEVVVAGRIASIRSFGKLAFIKLRDQSGEVQLYLQRDDVAELDASRGVLGMKQLKLLDTGDFVEARGVMTTTQTGEKSVGVHELRLLTKSLRPMPEKLENKEERFRRRYVDMNVNPEVRERFVRRSKFWQATRDYLNSHGFTEVNVPVLEHTTGGADANPFVTHMDALDNQQFYLRISHELPLKRLIGAGFEKVYDLGPRFRNENYSDEHLPEHIAMEWYAAYWDWKQGMRFMEAMYKDVLQKTFGTLQFQLGQFTVDMSGEWEVWDYAEVVNKHYGIDVYNTTIEEVAAKLKEHGLEVEKTDSIPRGIDKLWKNIRKGVAGPVWLVNTPKFISPLSKTNPDNPQTVERFQPVIAGSELGNGFSELNDPIDQLNRFVEQQQMRDAGDDEAMMLDIDFVEMLEYGMPPACGWGYSERVFWIFEGVTAREGVPFPQLRHEIDETTRAIYPQVKL; encoded by the coding sequence ATGGCTACATTACAAGATTATCGAAATGAACGATTACGAAAATTAGAAACGCTGCGAGAACTAGGCGTTGATCCATACCCGGCAAAATCAGAGCGGACACATATGTGTGCTGAGGTTTTGGCGCGGTATGATGAACTGGTAGGCCAGGAAGTGGTGGTTGCAGGTCGCATCGCTTCAATCCGCAGTTTTGGTAAGCTGGCGTTCATCAAACTGCGCGATCAGTCTGGTGAGGTGCAGTTGTATTTGCAGCGCGATGATGTAGCGGAATTGGATGCTAGTCGCGGTGTGCTGGGCATGAAGCAGCTGAAGCTTTTAGATACGGGTGATTTTGTCGAGGCGCGCGGCGTGATGACGACAACACAGACTGGCGAAAAGTCGGTTGGCGTGCATGAGCTACGGTTATTAACCAAGTCGCTCAGGCCAATGCCGGAGAAGCTGGAAAACAAAGAAGAGCGTTTTCGTCGCCGCTATGTTGACATGAACGTCAACCCTGAGGTGCGCGAGCGATTTGTTCGCCGCAGTAAGTTCTGGCAGGCGACGCGTGATTATCTAAACAGCCATGGGTTTACTGAGGTAAACGTGCCGGTATTGGAGCATACGACCGGCGGCGCTGATGCTAACCCATTTGTGACGCATATGGACGCACTGGATAATCAGCAGTTTTACTTGCGTATTTCTCACGAACTGCCGCTGAAGCGGTTGATCGGTGCTGGGTTCGAGAAGGTGTATGATCTCGGGCCGCGTTTTCGCAATGAGAATTATTCAGACGAGCATTTGCCAGAGCACATCGCCATGGAGTGGTACGCCGCGTATTGGGATTGGAAGCAGGGCATGCGCTTTATGGAGGCGATGTATAAAGATGTGCTTCAAAAGACGTTTGGCACGCTGCAGTTTCAGCTGGGTCAATTCACGGTGGATATGAGTGGCGAGTGGGAAGTTTGGGATTACGCTGAGGTGGTCAACAAGCACTATGGGATTGACGTATATAATACGACGATTGAGGAAGTCGCTGCTAAGCTGAAAGAACATGGCCTAGAGGTAGAAAAGACCGATTCCATCCCGCGCGGCATCGATAAACTGTGGAAGAATATCCGTAAAGGCGTGGCTGGGCCGGTGTGGCTAGTGAATACACCGAAGTTCATCAGTCCGCTATCCAAAACCAATCCTGACAATCCACAGACAGTGGAGCGTTTCCAGCCGGTGATCGCTGGGTCGGAATTGGGCAATGGCTTTTCTGAGTTGAATGACCCGATTGACCAGCTGAACCGCTTTGTTGAGCAGCAGCAGATGCGTGACGCGGGCGATGACGAGGCGATGATGCTGGACATCGACTTTGTGGAGATGCTGGAATACGGTATGCCGCCAGCTTGTGGTTGGGGTTACTCTGAGCGGGTATTTTGGATTTTTGAAGGTGTGACAGCTCGCGAGGGCGTGCCATTTCCACAACTGCGTCATGAGATTGACGAGACAACGCGGGCAATTTATCCGCAAGTGAAGCTGTAA
- a CDS encoding DUF2207 domain-containing protein, which yields MKRLILGILIAGSLLIGSGQSAFAAQTDNFTITKFDAEYLLGRDSENRSTLVATWRITAHFLPNQNHGIAPIFVKKYDNHPTNFSLQSVTDEQGASLEHTWNGDELRIGKKDIYVQGEKTYVIKFTQRDVTKHYDNTGRDEFYWDVIGNEWRVPMQNVRVSVKFDGSLQAARRGEAFCYAGKQGSRQRCNVSDDKGEIVTTVSQLDRREGITMAVGFTSGTFAGYQETLSEKLLKIWATVQTIASSLAVILMLLLGWRYKRLFGRHNELKLIPPEYLPPKQASVLISAYILKHYEALAVKGSAKVAQLLDLAVRHYIKLYEVRKASFLRSAQYEIEIVKDLKELRSEESEVIRDMFGSSMPKPGQRLNLKKLQNNLSYAARTRDDDTNLKNLVRGKYGLCEQKLANKRIVQKWALWVFVISVLLLSPMLLIVAGIMFTLSFGWSLTDEGLALRRYLAGLKLYIGVAEAERLQMLQSPEGAEKVKVDATDEKQLVKLYERVLPYAVLFGQEKEWSKQLGQYYEQVGEQPDWYSGQGTFNAAAFAAGMNSLSSVASSASDYSSTSGGSTGGGFAGGGGGGGGGGGW from the coding sequence ATGAAGCGACTTATATTGGGGATACTAATCGCTGGATCTCTGTTGATTGGATCTGGTCAGTCGGCGTTTGCGGCGCAGACGGACAATTTTACCATCACTAAATTTGATGCGGAGTATTTATTGGGCCGCGACAGCGAGAATCGTTCGACGTTGGTGGCAACATGGCGGATTACTGCTCATTTTCTGCCGAATCAAAATCACGGTATTGCGCCGATATTTGTGAAGAAGTATGATAATCATCCGACGAACTTTTCGTTGCAGTCGGTAACTGATGAACAGGGCGCCTCGCTGGAGCATACGTGGAATGGTGATGAGCTAAGGATTGGCAAGAAAGATATTTACGTTCAAGGTGAAAAAACCTACGTCATCAAGTTTACCCAGCGTGATGTAACCAAGCACTATGACAATACAGGCCGCGATGAGTTCTACTGGGACGTCATCGGCAATGAGTGGCGTGTGCCGATGCAAAATGTACGCGTGTCTGTGAAATTCGACGGGTCGCTTCAGGCGGCGCGGCGTGGCGAAGCTTTCTGTTATGCTGGTAAGCAAGGGTCAAGGCAGCGGTGCAACGTCAGTGATGATAAAGGTGAAATCGTTACAACGGTAAGTCAGCTGGATCGCCGGGAAGGCATAACGATGGCGGTTGGCTTTACTAGCGGCACGTTTGCTGGATATCAAGAGACGCTGAGTGAAAAGTTGCTAAAAATTTGGGCAACGGTGCAGACGATAGCAAGTAGTTTGGCGGTTATATTGATGTTGTTATTGGGCTGGCGTTATAAGCGTTTATTTGGCAGACATAATGAGCTCAAGCTAATTCCACCAGAGTATTTGCCGCCAAAACAGGCGAGTGTATTGATCTCGGCGTATATTTTGAAGCATTACGAAGCCTTGGCTGTTAAAGGTTCAGCCAAGGTGGCACAGTTGTTGGATTTGGCAGTGCGGCACTATATCAAGCTGTACGAAGTGAGAAAGGCGTCGTTTTTGCGGTCGGCACAGTACGAAATTGAAATTGTGAAAGATTTGAAAGAGCTGAGGTCGGAAGAGTCTGAAGTTATTCGGGACATGTTTGGCTCGTCAATGCCAAAGCCAGGCCAGCGGCTAAATCTGAAAAAGCTACAGAACAATTTGTCATATGCGGCGCGGACACGAGATGATGATACAAATTTGAAGAATTTGGTCCGTGGTAAATACGGTTTGTGTGAGCAAAAACTGGCGAATAAGCGGATCGTGCAGAAGTGGGCTTTGTGGGTTTTTGTTATCAGTGTATTGTTGCTGTCGCCGATGTTGTTGATTGTGGCGGGAATAATGTTTACTCTGTCATTTGGCTGGTCGCTGACTGACGAGGGCTTGGCGCTCAGGCGATATTTGGCGGGGCTGAAGTTGTATATTGGCGTAGCTGAAGCTGAGCGCTTACAGATGCTTCAGAGTCCTGAGGGTGCAGAAAAAGTGAAGGTTGATGCGACCGATGAGAAACAATTGGTGAAATTGTATGAGCGGGTATTGCCGTATGCGGTGCTGTTTGGACAGGAAAAAGAGTGGAGTAAACAGCTGGGTCAGTACTATGAGCAGGTTGGTGAGCAGCCGGATTGGTACAGTGGTCAGGGTACGTTCAATGCGGCGGCGTTTGCAGCTGGGATGAATAGTCTGTCAAGCGTGGCCAGTAGCGCCAGTGATTATTCATCGACCTCTGGCGGTTCCACTGGTGGTGGTTTCGCTGGCGGCGGCGGAGGCGGCGGCGGAGGCGGCGGCTGGTAA
- a CDS encoding CNNM domain-containing protein has protein sequence MHDILLLVVAAVLLVLSGLFSGLNIGLMMARPDDLKRKARQGDAIAARVYRYRKDGYYLIFCILLGNVGVNTAMSILLGNMTNGVVGGLIATLLITMFGEILPQAIFTQRGYQITRYFFWLLDVIYVLFWPLARPMSKLLNRWVGKEAPQLYSHQELEQIIHEHAERSDSPVDYDESRIAAGALQFSKKTAGDLVTPMNEVFTVNFDDELDATLLAQIKHAGHSRIPVRDDERLVGILYVKDVVGRELPLPVSQLYRDKIHDIDARSRLDTVLSRFIQTRNHLFVVMDDETELGIITLEDVIEEILDQEIEDEYDELR, from the coding sequence ATGCATGACATTTTATTGTTGGTAGTGGCGGCCGTTCTGTTGGTGTTGTCAGGGTTATTTTCAGGTTTGAACATCGGGTTGATGATGGCGCGGCCAGATGATTTGAAACGTAAAGCTCGGCAGGGCGACGCAATCGCTGCACGGGTGTATCGCTATCGCAAAGACGGTTATTATCTGATCTTTTGTATTTTGCTGGGTAATGTTGGGGTGAATACGGCGATGTCAATTTTGCTGGGTAATATGACGAACGGCGTGGTTGGTGGGCTGATTGCCACGCTGCTCATTACTATGTTTGGTGAAATTTTGCCGCAGGCGATTTTTACGCAGCGTGGTTATCAGATTACGCGTTATTTCTTCTGGTTGCTGGATGTGATTTATGTGCTATTTTGGCCGCTGGCCCGGCCGATGTCCAAGCTGCTCAATCGCTGGGTAGGCAAGGAAGCACCGCAGTTGTACTCGCACCAAGAGCTGGAGCAGATTATTCACGAGCATGCTGAGCGGTCGGATAGCCCGGTTGATTATGACGAAAGTCGAATCGCGGCGGGAGCGTTGCAATTTAGTAAAAAGACTGCTGGTGATTTGGTAACGCCGATGAATGAGGTGTTTACGGTGAATTTTGACGACGAGCTGGACGCGACGCTACTGGCGCAGATCAAGCACGCTGGGCATTCACGGATCCCGGTGCGTGATGATGAGCGGCTGGTAGGAATTTTATATGTCAAAGATGTGGTGGGGCGCGAGCTGCCACTGCCGGTGAGTCAATTGTATCGAGACAAGATTCATGACATCGACGCGCGGTCGCGGCTGGACACGGTGCTCAGCCGATTTATCCAAACCCGCAATCACTTGTTTGTGGTGATGGATGATGAAACTGAGTTAGGAATCATCACGCTGGAGGACGTGATCGAAGAGATTTTGGACCAGGAAATTGAGGACGAATACGACGAATTACGATGA